A genomic segment from Nicotiana tabacum cultivar K326 chromosome 9, ASM71507v2, whole genome shotgun sequence encodes:
- the LOC107761679 gene encoding nitrate regulatory gene2 protein isoform X2, giving the protein MGASNSKLDEDKALQLCRERKKFVRQALDGRCNLAASHIAYIETLKITGTALRKFVEPEAPFESSIYTSTSATPEPLALTEKSLSQFSFSSPFSRHVDATENVLPSPSPPTSSRYHANHMKFRGTFSRKVEEKPPVPVTVSVTSSTPQNSTPRSIERPEASPFETPPFPSETSPWDYFGLGHSIDNHFTSQDGKIENGNDTRHLGDEDRVPASEDEERYSSPGRDDGSQVSDDEFDEPSAETLVRSFENVNRTTDHASNRGSPDITSVGKVVSEAKSLNGEKSKSPDLSPLRDAPSGPAVDNDMKTPVKENDIENKIAPKDFFLSIKDIEYLFVKASESGREVPRMLEANKFHFRPIFPGRERGSMTRILIRSCFSCGDDPSQVPEEPPQNSVKYLTWHRTTSSHASSPNRLGVNSADDIEDVTNNLFDNFCMVSGSHASTLDRLFAWEKKLYDELKACEMIRSVYDVKRKLLRQLESKVESPQRIDKTRAGVKDLHSRIGVAIHRINSISRKIEEIRDKELQPQLEELIEGLRKMWEMMLDSHKLQLHIISIAHSPGNMKILIHSDTRRQIAIHLQNQLSSLSSSFTKWIVAQKAYVDAINKWLHKCVSLRQQSSRRNKRRLQPPPLRNYGPPIYTTCSVWLEMFDSLPTKEVSDAMKGLAAEISHFLPRQEKNHTNHRHGSSDPALTPLRDDSPVDWITSFDRFRTSLAFFLGQLNNFSESSLKMFTDLQKSIQEAKHSYALRVNSQS; this is encoded by the exons ATGGGGGCATCAAACTCTAAACTGGATGAAGATAAAGCCTTGCAGCTTTGTCGTGAACGGAAGAAGTTTGTTAGACAAGCTCTTGATGGCCGGTGTAATCTAGCAGCGAGTCATATTGCTTATATCGAGACTCTAAAAATTACAGGAACTGCTTTAAGGAAATTTGTTGAACCTGAGGCTCCATTTGAATCTTCAATCTACACATCAACTAGTGCAACACCTGAGCCACTTGCATTAACTGAAAAGTCTCTTTCCCAGTTTTCATTCTCTTCTCCATTCTCACGTCATGTAGATGCAACTGAGAATGTCCTGCCTTCTCCTTCACCTCCAACCTCAAGTCGATACCATGCGAATCACATGAAATTTAGAGGTACATTTTCTAGGAAAGTTGAAGAAAAACCGCCGGTTCCAGTTACTGTTTCAGTTACTTCAAGTACACCTCAGAACTCCACGCCTCGTTCCATAGAGAGGCCTGAAGCATCACCTTTTGAAACCCCTCCTTTCCCTTCTGAAACTTCACCTTGGGACTATTTTGGTCTCGGTCATTCTATCGATAATCATTTTACTTCACAGGATGGAAAGATAGAGAATGGAAATGACACCAGGCATCTCGGAGATGAGGATAGAGTTCCTGCATCAGAAGATGAAGAACGGTATTCTTCACCTGGAAGGGATGATGGGTCACAGGTCTCAGATGATGAATTTGATGAGCCTTCCGCAGAAACGCTGGTCCGAAGTTTTGAAAATGTCAATAGAACAACTGATCATGCTAGCAATAGGGGCTCACCTGACATAACCTCTGTGGGAAAGGTAGTTTCAGAAGCCAAGTCTCTGAATGGGGAGAAAAGCAAGTCACCTGATTTGTCCCCACTAAGAGATGCACCCTCAGGACCTGCTGTTGATAATGACATGAAGACACCAGTAAAAGAAAATGATATTGAGAATAAGATTGCACCCAAGGACTTCTTTTTGAGCATAAAAGATATCGAGTATCTCTTTGTAAAAGCATCTGAATCAGGAAGAGAAGTTCCACGCATGCTGGAGGCAAACAAATTCCATTTCCGGCCAATTTTTCCAGGGAGAGAAA GAGGGTCAATGACCAGAATATTAATAAGATCTTGTTTTTCTTGCGGGGATGATCCAAGCCAGGTTCCTGAAG AGCCTCCCCAAAATTCTGTGAAGTACCTGACATGGCATCGCACCACGTCATCTCATGCTTCATCCCCAAATCGGCTTGGTGTAAACTCAGCAGATGATATTGAGGATGTTACCAACAATCTCTTCGATAATTTCTGTATGGTCTCAGGAAGTCATGCCTCTACATTAGATCGGCTGTTTGCatgggagaagaagctatatgacGAACTCAAG GCTTGTGAGATGATCCGAAGTGTTTACGATGTTAAGCGTAAGCTTCTTCGACAACTAGAATCTAAGGTAGAAAGTCCCCAGAGGATTGATAAGACACGTGCCGGTGTGAAAGATCTTCACTCGAGAATTGGAGTTGCAATTCATAGAATTAATTCCATCTCAAGGAAAATTGAGGAAATAAGAGACAAGGAGCTTCAGCCTCAACTGGAGGAGTTGATTGAGGG GTTGAGGAAGATGTGGGAAATGATGCTCGACAGCCACAAGCTTCAGCTCCATATCATATCAATAGCTCATTCCCCTGGAAATATGAAGATCCTTATTCACTCAGATACTCGTCGGCAGATTGCCATCCATCTTCAAAATCAATTGAGTTCTCTATCTTCAAGTTTTACAAAGTGGATTGTTGCTCAGAAGGCATACGTGGATGCTATAAATAAGTGGCTCCACAAGTGTGTCTCTCTCCGCCAGCAGTCATCCAGGAGAAATAAAAGAAGGTTGCAACCTCCGCCACTCAGAAACTATGGCCCGCCTATTTATACCACCTGTTCTGTTTGGTTGGAGATGTTTGATTCTTTACCCACTAAAGAAGTTTCAGATGCTATGAAGGGCTTGGCCGCTGAAATTTCTCACTTCCTACCCCGGCAAGAGAAGAACCATACAAATCATCGTCATGGAAGTAGTGATCCAGCTCTTACCCCCCTGAGAGATGATTCTCCTGTGGACTGGATAACCAGCTTTGATCGTTTTCGTACAAGCTTGGCTTTTTTTCTTGGCCAGTTAAACAACTTTTCTGAGTCTTCTCTGAAAATGTTTACTGATCTCCAAAAGTCCATCCAAGAAGCCAAGCATAGTTATGCACTGCGAGTGAATTCCCAATCATAA
- the LOC107761679 gene encoding nitrate regulatory gene2 protein isoform X1 has product MGASNSKLDEDKALQLCRERKKFVRQALDGRCNLAASHIAYIETLKITGTALRKFVEPEAPFESSIYTSTSATPEPLALTEKSLSQFSFSSPFSRHVDATENVLPSPSPPTSSRYHANHMKFRGTFSRKVEEKPPVPVTVSVTSSTPQNSTPRSIERPEASPFETPPFPSETSPWDYFGLGHSIDNHFTSQDGKIENGNDTRHLGDEDRVPASEDEERYSSPGRDDGSQVSDDEFDEPSAETLVRSFENVNRTTDHASNRGSPDITSVGKVVSEAKSLNGEKSKSPDLSPLRDAPSGPAVDNDMKTPVKENDIENKIAPKDFFLSIKDIEYLFVKASESGREVPRMLEANKFHFRPIFPGRENLSLAGGSMTRILIRSCFSCGDDPSQVPEEPPQNSVKYLTWHRTTSSHASSPNRLGVNSADDIEDVTNNLFDNFCMVSGSHASTLDRLFAWEKKLYDELKACEMIRSVYDVKRKLLRQLESKVESPQRIDKTRAGVKDLHSRIGVAIHRINSISRKIEEIRDKELQPQLEELIEGLRKMWEMMLDSHKLQLHIISIAHSPGNMKILIHSDTRRQIAIHLQNQLSSLSSSFTKWIVAQKAYVDAINKWLHKCVSLRQQSSRRNKRRLQPPPLRNYGPPIYTTCSVWLEMFDSLPTKEVSDAMKGLAAEISHFLPRQEKNHTNHRHGSSDPALTPLRDDSPVDWITSFDRFRTSLAFFLGQLNNFSESSLKMFTDLQKSIQEAKHSYALRVNSQS; this is encoded by the exons ATGGGGGCATCAAACTCTAAACTGGATGAAGATAAAGCCTTGCAGCTTTGTCGTGAACGGAAGAAGTTTGTTAGACAAGCTCTTGATGGCCGGTGTAATCTAGCAGCGAGTCATATTGCTTATATCGAGACTCTAAAAATTACAGGAACTGCTTTAAGGAAATTTGTTGAACCTGAGGCTCCATTTGAATCTTCAATCTACACATCAACTAGTGCAACACCTGAGCCACTTGCATTAACTGAAAAGTCTCTTTCCCAGTTTTCATTCTCTTCTCCATTCTCACGTCATGTAGATGCAACTGAGAATGTCCTGCCTTCTCCTTCACCTCCAACCTCAAGTCGATACCATGCGAATCACATGAAATTTAGAGGTACATTTTCTAGGAAAGTTGAAGAAAAACCGCCGGTTCCAGTTACTGTTTCAGTTACTTCAAGTACACCTCAGAACTCCACGCCTCGTTCCATAGAGAGGCCTGAAGCATCACCTTTTGAAACCCCTCCTTTCCCTTCTGAAACTTCACCTTGGGACTATTTTGGTCTCGGTCATTCTATCGATAATCATTTTACTTCACAGGATGGAAAGATAGAGAATGGAAATGACACCAGGCATCTCGGAGATGAGGATAGAGTTCCTGCATCAGAAGATGAAGAACGGTATTCTTCACCTGGAAGGGATGATGGGTCACAGGTCTCAGATGATGAATTTGATGAGCCTTCCGCAGAAACGCTGGTCCGAAGTTTTGAAAATGTCAATAGAACAACTGATCATGCTAGCAATAGGGGCTCACCTGACATAACCTCTGTGGGAAAGGTAGTTTCAGAAGCCAAGTCTCTGAATGGGGAGAAAAGCAAGTCACCTGATTTGTCCCCACTAAGAGATGCACCCTCAGGACCTGCTGTTGATAATGACATGAAGACACCAGTAAAAGAAAATGATATTGAGAATAAGATTGCACCCAAGGACTTCTTTTTGAGCATAAAAGATATCGAGTATCTCTTTGTAAAAGCATCTGAATCAGGAAGAGAAGTTCCACGCATGCTGGAGGCAAACAAATTCCATTTCCGGCCAATTTTTCCAGGGAGAGAAA ATTTATCTTTGGCAGGAGGGTCAATGACCAGAATATTAATAAGATCTTGTTTTTCTTGCGGGGATGATCCAAGCCAGGTTCCTGAAG AGCCTCCCCAAAATTCTGTGAAGTACCTGACATGGCATCGCACCACGTCATCTCATGCTTCATCCCCAAATCGGCTTGGTGTAAACTCAGCAGATGATATTGAGGATGTTACCAACAATCTCTTCGATAATTTCTGTATGGTCTCAGGAAGTCATGCCTCTACATTAGATCGGCTGTTTGCatgggagaagaagctatatgacGAACTCAAG GCTTGTGAGATGATCCGAAGTGTTTACGATGTTAAGCGTAAGCTTCTTCGACAACTAGAATCTAAGGTAGAAAGTCCCCAGAGGATTGATAAGACACGTGCCGGTGTGAAAGATCTTCACTCGAGAATTGGAGTTGCAATTCATAGAATTAATTCCATCTCAAGGAAAATTGAGGAAATAAGAGACAAGGAGCTTCAGCCTCAACTGGAGGAGTTGATTGAGGG GTTGAGGAAGATGTGGGAAATGATGCTCGACAGCCACAAGCTTCAGCTCCATATCATATCAATAGCTCATTCCCCTGGAAATATGAAGATCCTTATTCACTCAGATACTCGTCGGCAGATTGCCATCCATCTTCAAAATCAATTGAGTTCTCTATCTTCAAGTTTTACAAAGTGGATTGTTGCTCAGAAGGCATACGTGGATGCTATAAATAAGTGGCTCCACAAGTGTGTCTCTCTCCGCCAGCAGTCATCCAGGAGAAATAAAAGAAGGTTGCAACCTCCGCCACTCAGAAACTATGGCCCGCCTATTTATACCACCTGTTCTGTTTGGTTGGAGATGTTTGATTCTTTACCCACTAAAGAAGTTTCAGATGCTATGAAGGGCTTGGCCGCTGAAATTTCTCACTTCCTACCCCGGCAAGAGAAGAACCATACAAATCATCGTCATGGAAGTAGTGATCCAGCTCTTACCCCCCTGAGAGATGATTCTCCTGTGGACTGGATAACCAGCTTTGATCGTTTTCGTACAAGCTTGGCTTTTTTTCTTGGCCAGTTAAACAACTTTTCTGAGTCTTCTCTGAAAATGTTTACTGATCTCCAAAAGTCCATCCAAGAAGCCAAGCATAGTTATGCACTGCGAGTGAATTCCCAATCATAA
- the LOC107761679 gene encoding nitrate regulatory gene2 protein isoform X3 produces MGASNSKLDEDKALQLCRERKKFVRQALDGRCNLAASHIAYIETLKITGTALRKFVEPEAPFESSIYTSTSATPEPLALTEKSLSQFSFSSPFSRHVDATENVLPSPSPPTSSRYHANHMKFRGTFSRKVEEKPPVPVTVSVTSSTPQNSTPRSIERPEASPFETPPFPSETSPWDYFGLGHSIDNHFTSQDGKIENGNDTRHLGDEDRVPASEDEERYSSPGRDDGSQVSDDEFDEPSAETLVRSFENVNRTTDHASNRGSPDITSVGKVVSEAKSLNGEKSKSPDLSPLRDAPSGPAVDNDMKTPVKENDIENKIAPKDFFLSIKDIEYLFVKASESGREVPRMLEANKFHFRPIFPGREKPPQNSVKYLTWHRTTSSHASSPNRLGVNSADDIEDVTNNLFDNFCMVSGSHASTLDRLFAWEKKLYDELKACEMIRSVYDVKRKLLRQLESKVESPQRIDKTRAGVKDLHSRIGVAIHRINSISRKIEEIRDKELQPQLEELIEGLRKMWEMMLDSHKLQLHIISIAHSPGNMKILIHSDTRRQIAIHLQNQLSSLSSSFTKWIVAQKAYVDAINKWLHKCVSLRQQSSRRNKRRLQPPPLRNYGPPIYTTCSVWLEMFDSLPTKEVSDAMKGLAAEISHFLPRQEKNHTNHRHGSSDPALTPLRDDSPVDWITSFDRFRTSLAFFLGQLNNFSESSLKMFTDLQKSIQEAKHSYALRVNSQS; encoded by the exons ATGGGGGCATCAAACTCTAAACTGGATGAAGATAAAGCCTTGCAGCTTTGTCGTGAACGGAAGAAGTTTGTTAGACAAGCTCTTGATGGCCGGTGTAATCTAGCAGCGAGTCATATTGCTTATATCGAGACTCTAAAAATTACAGGAACTGCTTTAAGGAAATTTGTTGAACCTGAGGCTCCATTTGAATCTTCAATCTACACATCAACTAGTGCAACACCTGAGCCACTTGCATTAACTGAAAAGTCTCTTTCCCAGTTTTCATTCTCTTCTCCATTCTCACGTCATGTAGATGCAACTGAGAATGTCCTGCCTTCTCCTTCACCTCCAACCTCAAGTCGATACCATGCGAATCACATGAAATTTAGAGGTACATTTTCTAGGAAAGTTGAAGAAAAACCGCCGGTTCCAGTTACTGTTTCAGTTACTTCAAGTACACCTCAGAACTCCACGCCTCGTTCCATAGAGAGGCCTGAAGCATCACCTTTTGAAACCCCTCCTTTCCCTTCTGAAACTTCACCTTGGGACTATTTTGGTCTCGGTCATTCTATCGATAATCATTTTACTTCACAGGATGGAAAGATAGAGAATGGAAATGACACCAGGCATCTCGGAGATGAGGATAGAGTTCCTGCATCAGAAGATGAAGAACGGTATTCTTCACCTGGAAGGGATGATGGGTCACAGGTCTCAGATGATGAATTTGATGAGCCTTCCGCAGAAACGCTGGTCCGAAGTTTTGAAAATGTCAATAGAACAACTGATCATGCTAGCAATAGGGGCTCACCTGACATAACCTCTGTGGGAAAGGTAGTTTCAGAAGCCAAGTCTCTGAATGGGGAGAAAAGCAAGTCACCTGATTTGTCCCCACTAAGAGATGCACCCTCAGGACCTGCTGTTGATAATGACATGAAGACACCAGTAAAAGAAAATGATATTGAGAATAAGATTGCACCCAAGGACTTCTTTTTGAGCATAAAAGATATCGAGTATCTCTTTGTAAAAGCATCTGAATCAGGAAGAGAAGTTCCACGCATGCTGGAGGCAAACAAATTCCATTTCCGGCCAATTTTTCCAGGGAGAGAAA AGCCTCCCCAAAATTCTGTGAAGTACCTGACATGGCATCGCACCACGTCATCTCATGCTTCATCCCCAAATCGGCTTGGTGTAAACTCAGCAGATGATATTGAGGATGTTACCAACAATCTCTTCGATAATTTCTGTATGGTCTCAGGAAGTCATGCCTCTACATTAGATCGGCTGTTTGCatgggagaagaagctatatgacGAACTCAAG GCTTGTGAGATGATCCGAAGTGTTTACGATGTTAAGCGTAAGCTTCTTCGACAACTAGAATCTAAGGTAGAAAGTCCCCAGAGGATTGATAAGACACGTGCCGGTGTGAAAGATCTTCACTCGAGAATTGGAGTTGCAATTCATAGAATTAATTCCATCTCAAGGAAAATTGAGGAAATAAGAGACAAGGAGCTTCAGCCTCAACTGGAGGAGTTGATTGAGGG GTTGAGGAAGATGTGGGAAATGATGCTCGACAGCCACAAGCTTCAGCTCCATATCATATCAATAGCTCATTCCCCTGGAAATATGAAGATCCTTATTCACTCAGATACTCGTCGGCAGATTGCCATCCATCTTCAAAATCAATTGAGTTCTCTATCTTCAAGTTTTACAAAGTGGATTGTTGCTCAGAAGGCATACGTGGATGCTATAAATAAGTGGCTCCACAAGTGTGTCTCTCTCCGCCAGCAGTCATCCAGGAGAAATAAAAGAAGGTTGCAACCTCCGCCACTCAGAAACTATGGCCCGCCTATTTATACCACCTGTTCTGTTTGGTTGGAGATGTTTGATTCTTTACCCACTAAAGAAGTTTCAGATGCTATGAAGGGCTTGGCCGCTGAAATTTCTCACTTCCTACCCCGGCAAGAGAAGAACCATACAAATCATCGTCATGGAAGTAGTGATCCAGCTCTTACCCCCCTGAGAGATGATTCTCCTGTGGACTGGATAACCAGCTTTGATCGTTTTCGTACAAGCTTGGCTTTTTTTCTTGGCCAGTTAAACAACTTTTCTGAGTCTTCTCTGAAAATGTTTACTGATCTCCAAAAGTCCATCCAAGAAGCCAAGCATAGTTATGCACTGCGAGTGAATTCCCAATCATAA
- the LOC107761678 gene encoding NDR1/HIN1-like protein 13 has translation MADRVHPRDSPPESPLPSSHNSGEVGTPTKPLQPASPKPVPPPGTYVVQVPKDQIYRYPPPENSRRYESLTKRKPRRSCCCRCLCYTFSLLLILIIALGITAGVLYLVFRPEAPKYTISGIAIKNFNLTPSSSVSPAFDVTVRAENPNNKIGIYYRKGSSVTVLYSDVNLSNGEFPAFYQPTNNVTVFKTPLKGSNVLLGSAVRTALRNEQKQGKVPFRVNIKAPVKIKVGAVKTWEITVKVKCDITVDTLTEKSKIVSNDCKYSVRLW, from the coding sequence ATGGCTGATCGTGTACATCCTCGAGATTCGCCGCCGGAAAGCCCACTGCCGTCGTCGCACAACTCCGGCGAAGTAGGAACTCCTACAAAACCACTGCAGCCGGCATCTCCAAAGCCTGTGCCACCGCCTGGAACGTATGTAGTTCAAGTGCCAAAGGATCAAATCTATCGGTATCCTCCGCCGGAGAATTCTCGCCGTTATGAATCTCTGACAAAACGGAAGCCTCGCCGGAGCTGCTGCTGCCGGTGCCTTTGCTACACATTTTCTCTCCTCCTCATTCTCATTATAGCACTCGGCATCACCGCCGGCGTTCTCTACCTTGTCTTCCGACCTGAAGCGCCGAAGTACACTATCTCCGGCATCGCGATTAAGAATTTCAACCTGACGCCATCGTCTTCCGTATCGCCTGCATTTGACGTCACTGTCCGAGCTGAAAACCCTAACAACAAGATCGGGATTTACTACCGGAAAGGAAGCTCCGTTACCGTACTCTACTCCGATGTTAACCTCTCTAACGGCGAATTCCCGGCATTTTATCAGCCAACGAACAACGTAACGGTTTTTAAGACGCCGTTGAAGGGATCAAACGTCCTGCTCGGAAGCGCCGTTAGGACTGCGTTAAGGAATGAACAGAAGCAAGGGAAAGTGCCGTTTAGGGTGAACATTAAAGCACCCGTTAAGATCAAGGTTGGAGCCGTTAAGACGTGGGAAATTACCGTTAAGGTTAAGTGTGACATAACGGTGGATACTTTAACGGAGAAATCTAAAATAGTTTCCAATGATTGTAAATATAGTGTGAGGCTTTGGTAG